One Gemmatimonadaceae bacterium DNA segment encodes these proteins:
- a CDS encoding HAMP domain-containing histidine kinase, with protein sequence MRQRATVVIAVVVALVLGSYVLYTQRVVSSLRREAEREGRIYARVYRAISDTAADPTPALFDILEHIREAGVPVVITDVRGRPTASVNTPFDREPNDARLIEFAAALDLENEPIILPGVGLLHFGVTPLVKELRVVPILQAAFLALILLAAVYAFRTRAHADRERVWAGMARESAHQLGTPLSSLAGWIELLRERDGDAMTGRALEHMEGDLVRLERVAHRFERIGRPPRSETVDLAHIAEQVANYFRARVPSLAHSVSIETKLDAGGATIQGDSVLLEWALESLLKNAIDALAGRGGRVQVTVERTPEAVRLVVADDGPGVPRELRRRIFDAGFSTKQNGWGLGLALTRRIVQESHRGTIVLLPTDRGATFQITFPG encoded by the coding sequence ATGCGTCAGCGCGCCACGGTGGTGATCGCCGTCGTGGTGGCGCTCGTGCTGGGATCGTACGTGCTCTACACGCAGCGCGTCGTGTCCAGCCTGCGCCGGGAGGCCGAGCGTGAGGGGCGCATCTATGCGCGCGTGTACCGGGCCATCTCGGACACGGCTGCCGATCCGACGCCGGCGCTCTTCGACATCCTGGAGCACATCCGCGAGGCCGGCGTGCCCGTGGTCATCACCGACGTGCGCGGCCGGCCAACGGCCAGTGTCAACACGCCATTCGACCGCGAGCCCAACGACGCACGCCTGATCGAGTTTGCCGCGGCACTCGACCTGGAGAACGAACCCATCATCCTGCCCGGCGTCGGCCTGCTGCATTTCGGCGTCACGCCGCTCGTGAAGGAACTGCGCGTGGTGCCGATCCTGCAGGCCGCGTTTCTCGCGCTGATTCTGCTCGCCGCCGTGTACGCATTCCGCACGCGCGCCCACGCCGATCGCGAGCGGGTCTGGGCGGGCATGGCGCGTGAGTCGGCGCACCAGCTCGGGACGCCGCTCTCCTCGCTCGCCGGCTGGATCGAGCTGCTCCGCGAGCGCGACGGTGATGCGATGACCGGGCGCGCGCTGGAGCACATGGAGGGCGACCTCGTGCGCCTCGAGCGCGTGGCCCATCGCTTCGAACGCATCGGGCGGCCGCCGCGCTCGGAGACGGTGGACCTGGCGCACATCGCCGAGCAGGTCGCCAACTACTTTCGCGCGCGGGTCCCGTCGCTTGCGCACTCCGTCTCGATCGAGACCAAGCTGGACGCCGGCGGCGCGACGATCCAGGGCGACAGCGTGTTGCTCGAGTGGGCGCTCGAGTCGCTGCTCAAGAACGCGATCGACGCGCTTGCCGGGCGAGGCGGGCGCGTGCAGGTCACCGTCGAGCGCACGCCCGAGGCCGTGCGGCTGGTCGTGGCCGACGATGGGCCGGGCGTGCCGCGTGAACTCCGACGTCGCATCTTCGACGCCGGGTTCTCCACGAAGCAGAACGGGTGGGGGCTCGGACTCGCACTCACGCGTCGCATCGTGCAGGAGTCGCATCGCGGCACCATCGTGCTGCTGCCCACGGATCGCGGCGCGACGTTCCAGATTACCTTTCCCGGATGA